One genomic region from Pseudorca crassidens isolate mPseCra1 chromosome 11, mPseCra1.hap1, whole genome shotgun sequence encodes:
- the GNB3 gene encoding guanine nucleotide-binding protein G(I)/G(S)/G(T) subunit beta-3 isoform X1, with the protein MGEMEQLRQEAEQLKKQIADARKACADTTLAELVSGLEVVGRVQMRTRRTLRGHLAKIYAMHWATDSKLLVSASQDGKLIVWDTYTTNKVHAIPLRSSWVMTCAYAPSGNFVACGGLDNMCSIYSLKSREGNVKVSRELSAHTGYLSCCRFLDDNNIVTSSGDTTCALWDIETGQQKTVFVGHTGDCMSLAVSPDFKLFISGACDASAKLWDVREGTCRQTFTGHESDINAICFFPNGEAICTGSDDASCRLFDLRADQELTTYSHESIVCGITSVAFSLSGRLLFAGYDDFNCNVWDSMKCERVGILSGHDNRVSCLGVTADGMAVATGSWDSFLKIWN; encoded by the exons ATGGGGGAGATGGAGCAGCTGCGGCAGGAAGCAGAGCAGCTCAAGAAGCAGATTGCA GATGCCAGGAAGGCCTGTGCTGACACTACTCTGGCAGAG CTGGTGTCTGGCCTAGAGGTCGTGGGACGAGTGCAGATGCGGACGCGGCGGACGCTAAGGGGACACCTGGCCAAGATCTACGCCATGCACTGGGCCACCGACTCCAA GCTGCTGGTAAGTGCCTCGCAAGACGGGAAGCTGATTGTGTGGGACACCTACACCACCAACAAG GTGCACGCCATCCCGCTGCGCTCCTCCTGGGTCATGACCTGTGCCTACGCCCCGTCGGGGAACTTCGTGGCATGTGGGGGGCTGGACAACATGTGCTCCATCTACAGCCTCAAATCCCGGGAGGGCAATGTCAAGGTCAGCCGGGAGCTCTCTGCTCACACAG GTTATCTCTCCTGCTGCCGCTTCCTGGACGACAACAACATTGTGACCAGCTCCGGGGACACCACGTG tGCTCTGTGGGACATCGAGACCGGGCAGCAGAAGACTGTGTTTGTGGGACACACGGGGGACTGCATGAGCCTGGCCGTGTCCCCTGACTTCAAACTCTTCATTTCGGGGGCCTGTGATGCCAGCGCCAAGCTCTGGGACGTGCGGGAGGGGACCTGCCGGCAGACGTTCACGGGCCACGAGTCGGACATCAATGCTATCTGC TTCTTCCCCAATGGAGAGGCCATCTGCACGGGCTCGGACGACGCCTCCTGCCGCCTGTTTGACCTGCGGGCGGACCAGGAGCTGACCACCTACTCCCACGAGAGCATCGTCTGTGGCATCACATCCGTGGCCTTCTCCCTCAGCGGCCGCCTGCTCTTTGCGGGCTACGACGACTTCAATTGCAATGTCTGGGACTCCATGAAGTGCGAGCGAGTGG gCATCCTCTCTGGCCACGACAACAGGGTCAGCTGCCTGGGGGTCACAGCTGATGGGATGGCTGTGGCCACTGGTTCCTGGGACAGCTTCCTCAAAATCTGGAACTGA
- the GNB3 gene encoding guanine nucleotide-binding protein G(I)/G(S)/G(T) subunit beta-3 isoform X2, with product MGEMEQLRQEAEQLKKQIADARKACADTTLAELVSGLEVVGRVQMRTRRTLRGHLAKIYAMHWATDSKLLVSASQDGKLIVWDTYTTNKVHAIPLRSSWVMTCAYAPSGNFVACGGLDNMCSIYSLKSREGNVKVSRELSAHTGYLSCCRFLDDNNIVTSSGDTTCAKLWDVREGTCRQTFTGHESDINAICFFPNGEAICTGSDDASCRLFDLRADQELTTYSHESIVCGITSVAFSLSGRLLFAGYDDFNCNVWDSMKCERVGILSGHDNRVSCLGVTADGMAVATGSWDSFLKIWN from the exons ATGGGGGAGATGGAGCAGCTGCGGCAGGAAGCAGAGCAGCTCAAGAAGCAGATTGCA GATGCCAGGAAGGCCTGTGCTGACACTACTCTGGCAGAG CTGGTGTCTGGCCTAGAGGTCGTGGGACGAGTGCAGATGCGGACGCGGCGGACGCTAAGGGGACACCTGGCCAAGATCTACGCCATGCACTGGGCCACCGACTCCAA GCTGCTGGTAAGTGCCTCGCAAGACGGGAAGCTGATTGTGTGGGACACCTACACCACCAACAAG GTGCACGCCATCCCGCTGCGCTCCTCCTGGGTCATGACCTGTGCCTACGCCCCGTCGGGGAACTTCGTGGCATGTGGGGGGCTGGACAACATGTGCTCCATCTACAGCCTCAAATCCCGGGAGGGCAATGTCAAGGTCAGCCGGGAGCTCTCTGCTCACACAG GTTATCTCTCCTGCTGCCGCTTCCTGGACGACAACAACATTGTGACCAGCTCCGGGGACACCACGTG CGCCAAGCTCTGGGACGTGCGGGAGGGGACCTGCCGGCAGACGTTCACGGGCCACGAGTCGGACATCAATGCTATCTGC TTCTTCCCCAATGGAGAGGCCATCTGCACGGGCTCGGACGACGCCTCCTGCCGCCTGTTTGACCTGCGGGCGGACCAGGAGCTGACCACCTACTCCCACGAGAGCATCGTCTGTGGCATCACATCCGTGGCCTTCTCCCTCAGCGGCCGCCTGCTCTTTGCGGGCTACGACGACTTCAATTGCAATGTCTGGGACTCCATGAAGTGCGAGCGAGTGG gCATCCTCTCTGGCCACGACAACAGGGTCAGCTGCCTGGGGGTCACAGCTGATGGGATGGCTGTGGCCACTGGTTCCTGGGACAGCTTCCTCAAAATCTGGAACTGA
- the CDCA3 gene encoding cell division cycle-associated protein 3 isoform X2, with protein MGSAKSVPVTPARPPPHNKLLARVADPRSPSAGILRTPIQVESSPQPNLPAGEQLEGPKQSQDSDPRSPTLGIARTPMKTSGEPPSPLVKQLSDVFETEDPKLNLPPEPVLPLETPSSSPLDLPLGTQFSLEDQMSPWSQTELPSRQVFSKEEIGHASETAMASQDSDKPSRDPETPWSSGSKCSRWKANSKVLGRSPLTILQDDNSPGTLTPRQAPLPPFHQPTLPPGPSSRGASLITLLLHSKLFNRPALPVG; from the exons ATGGGCTCAGCCAAGAGCGTCCCAGTCACTCCAGCGCGGCCTCCGCCTCACAACAAGCTGCTGGCTCGCGTGGCGGACCCCCGTTCACCCAGCGCCGGCATCCTGCGCACTCCCATCCAG GTAGAGAGCTCTCCTCAGCCAAACCTGCCAGCAGGGGAGCAGCTGGAGGGCCCTAAGCAGTCCCAGGACTCAGATCCCCGCTCTCCTACCCTTGGCATTGCACGGACACCTATGAAGACCAGCGGAG AGCCCCCAAGCCCACTGGTGAAACAGCTGAGTGACGTATTTGAGACCGAAGACCCCAAATTAAATCTTCCCCCAGAGCCTGTTCTGCCCCTAGAGACACCTTCATCTTCTCCACTGGACTTGCCTCTGGGCACCCAGTTTTCCCTTGAGGATCAGATGTCACCTTGGAGCCAGACTGAACTCCCCTCCAGGCAGGTGTTTTCCAAGGAGGAAATAGGACATGCCTCAGAAACCGCTATGGCCAGCCAGGACTCAGACAAGCCCTCGAGAGACCCCGAGACTCCTTGGTCTTCAG GTTCTAAGTGCAGCAGATGGAAAGCAAACAGCAAGGTGCTAGGGAGATCTCCTCTCACCATCCTGCAGGATGACAACTCCCCTGGGACTCTGACACCACGACAG GCTCCCCTTCCTCCATTTCATCAACCGACATTGCCGCCAGGGCCATCTTCCCGAGGAGCATCGCTGATCACGTTACTACTCCACTCAAAACTCTTCAATCGTCCCGCATTGCCTGTAGGGTAA
- the CDCA3 gene encoding cell division cycle-associated protein 3 isoform X3: MGSAKSVPVTPARPPPHNKLLARVADPRSPSAGILRTPIQVESSPQPNLPAGEQLEGPKQSQDSDPRSPTLGIARTPMKTSGEPVLPLETPSSSPLDLPLGTQFSLEDQMSPWSQTELPSRQVFSKEEIGHASETAMASQDSDKPSRDPETPWSSGSKCSRWKANSKVLGRSPLTILQDDNSPGTLTPRQGKRPSPLSENVRELKEGAVLGTGRLLKTGGRAWEQGQGHDKENQHFPLVEN; this comes from the exons ATGGGCTCAGCCAAGAGCGTCCCAGTCACTCCAGCGCGGCCTCCGCCTCACAACAAGCTGCTGGCTCGCGTGGCGGACCCCCGTTCACCCAGCGCCGGCATCCTGCGCACTCCCATCCAG GTAGAGAGCTCTCCTCAGCCAAACCTGCCAGCAGGGGAGCAGCTGGAGGGCCCTAAGCAGTCCCAGGACTCAGATCCCCGCTCTCCTACCCTTGGCATTGCACGGACACCTATGAAGACCAGCGGAG AGCCTGTTCTGCCCCTAGAGACACCTTCATCTTCTCCACTGGACTTGCCTCTGGGCACCCAGTTTTCCCTTGAGGATCAGATGTCACCTTGGAGCCAGACTGAACTCCCCTCCAGGCAGGTGTTTTCCAAGGAGGAAATAGGACATGCCTCAGAAACCGCTATGGCCAGCCAGGACTCAGACAAGCCCTCGAGAGACCCCGAGACTCCTTGGTCTTCAG GTTCTAAGTGCAGCAGATGGAAAGCAAACAGCAAGGTGCTAGGGAGATCTCCTCTCACCATCCTGCAGGATGACAACTCCCCTGGGACTCTGACACCACGACAG GGAAAGCGGCCTTCTCCCCTGAGTGAAAATGTTAGGGAACTAAAGGAAGGGGCCGTTCTGGGAACTGGACGACTTCTGAAAACTGGAGGACGAGCATGGGAGCAAGGCCAGGGCCACGACAAGGAAAATCAGCACTTTCCTTTGGTAGAGAACTAG
- the CDCA3 gene encoding cell division cycle-associated protein 3 isoform X1, with translation MGSAKSVPVTPARPPPHNKLLARVADPRSPSAGILRTPIQVESSPQPNLPAGEQLEGPKQSQDSDPRSPTLGIARTPMKTSGEPPSPLVKQLSDVFETEDPKLNLPPEPVLPLETPSSSPLDLPLGTQFSLEDQMSPWSQTELPSRQVFSKEEIGHASETAMASQDSDKPSRDPETPWSSGSKCSRWKANSKVLGRSPLTILQDDNSPGTLTPRQGKRPSPLSENVRELKEGAVLGTGRLLKTGGRAWEQGQGHDKENQHFPLVEN, from the exons ATGGGCTCAGCCAAGAGCGTCCCAGTCACTCCAGCGCGGCCTCCGCCTCACAACAAGCTGCTGGCTCGCGTGGCGGACCCCCGTTCACCCAGCGCCGGCATCCTGCGCACTCCCATCCAG GTAGAGAGCTCTCCTCAGCCAAACCTGCCAGCAGGGGAGCAGCTGGAGGGCCCTAAGCAGTCCCAGGACTCAGATCCCCGCTCTCCTACCCTTGGCATTGCACGGACACCTATGAAGACCAGCGGAG AGCCCCCAAGCCCACTGGTGAAACAGCTGAGTGACGTATTTGAGACCGAAGACCCCAAATTAAATCTTCCCCCAGAGCCTGTTCTGCCCCTAGAGACACCTTCATCTTCTCCACTGGACTTGCCTCTGGGCACCCAGTTTTCCCTTGAGGATCAGATGTCACCTTGGAGCCAGACTGAACTCCCCTCCAGGCAGGTGTTTTCCAAGGAGGAAATAGGACATGCCTCAGAAACCGCTATGGCCAGCCAGGACTCAGACAAGCCCTCGAGAGACCCCGAGACTCCTTGGTCTTCAG GTTCTAAGTGCAGCAGATGGAAAGCAAACAGCAAGGTGCTAGGGAGATCTCCTCTCACCATCCTGCAGGATGACAACTCCCCTGGGACTCTGACACCACGACAG GGAAAGCGGCCTTCTCCCCTGAGTGAAAATGTTAGGGAACTAAAGGAAGGGGCCGTTCTGGGAACTGGACGACTTCTGAAAACTGGAGGACGAGCATGGGAGCAAGGCCAGGGCCACGACAAGGAAAATCAGCACTTTCCTTTGGTAGAGAACTAG